One window of Triticum dicoccoides isolate Atlit2015 ecotype Zavitan chromosome 5A, WEW_v2.0, whole genome shotgun sequence genomic DNA carries:
- the LOC119298329 gene encoding zinc finger MYM-type protein 1-like: protein MEVTKVIKNDIGDKNFSILIDEARDCSIKEQMAVIVRFLDDHGVLQERFLAIKHITDCTSAGIKKALVDVLEYHGLSTSRLRGQGYDGASNMRGEFNGLQKLVRDEAPYAFYVHCFAHQLQLVVVNVAQCSPAIADFFNYIPLIVTQVCSSCKRKDALLAKHQDELLDLMENGKITAGTGLHQESNITRPGDTRWGSHLKTLLRIFTMWNAVVEVLGIVVVDAREHTCQGGARGLLKNMECFEFVFIMLFLINLLSNTNHLSQALQRKNQNIVEAMRLILDVKESLQSMRDNGWESLFCQAKNFCETHGIDVPTMDDLVGAMGQSVRTKNKVTRLHYYKVSIFNVAIDATITEMNHRFNEVSTELLDCMSCLNPANNFSKFNVDKLIRLAEIYDEDFTEADRLMLGVDLPRFLMNIRRSEEFNGCRDVSTLARLMVETMKHTSFQLVYRLIELTLILPVATSSVERIFSAMKIIKTDLRNKLLDDWLNDLMVCYCEKEIFRSIPDDQIMIQFQKMRDRKGHLPHEFHVIS, encoded by the exons ATGGAGGTAACCAAAGTTATTAAGAATGACATTGGAGATAAGAATTTCTCAATACTTATTGATGAAGCTAGAGATTGCTCAATAAAGGAGCAAATGGCGGTGATTGTCAG ATTTCTAGATGATCATGGAGTGCTTCAAGAGCGATTCCTTGCAATTAAGCACATCACAGATTGTACATCTGCTGGAATTAAAAAAGCTTTGGTTGATGTGTTGGAATATCATGGTTTGTCAACTTCTAGGCTACGTGGTCAGGGTTATGATGGTGCTTCCAATATGAGAGGGGAATTCAACGGTTTGCAAAAACTGGTTAGAGATGAAGCTCCGTATGCATTTTATGTTCATTGCTTTGCTCACCAGTTACAGTTGGTGGTTGTCAATGTGGCTCAATGTAGTCCTGCTATTGCTGATTTCTTCAACTATATTCCATTGATAGTTACTCAAGTGTGTTCATCTTGCAAAAGGAAGGATGCATTACTTGCCAAACATCAAGATGAGTTGTTAGATTTGATGGAGAATGGAAAGATCACAGCCGGAACCGGGCTGCATCAAGAATCTAACATAACAAGGCCAGGAGATACTCGTTGGGGCTCACATCTCAAAACTTTGCTTCGTATATTCACAATGTGGAATGCTGTGGTGGAGGTGCTAGGAATTGTTGTGGTTGATGCCCGAGAACACACATGTCAAGGTGGAGCTAGAGGTTTGCTTAAAAACATGGAATGCTTTGAATTTGTGTTCATCATGTTGTTCTTAATAAACTTGTTAAGCAACACAAATCATCTATCCCAAGCTTTGCAAAGAAAGAATCAAAACATTGTTGAAGCCATGCGTTTGATCTTGGATGTGAAAGAAAGCTTGCAGAGCATGAGGGACAATGGGTGGGAGTCTTTATTCTGCCAAGCCAaaaacttttgtgaaacacatggtaTTGATGTGCCAACCATGGATGATCTTGTTGGAGCTATGGGTCAATCTGTTCGCACTAAGAATAAGGTGACTCGACTTCATTATTACAAGGTTAGCATATTCAATGTTGCCATTGATGCAACTATCACTGAGATGAATCACCGATTCAATGAAGTTTCCACCGAGTTATTGGATTGTATGTCTTGTCTTAATCCAGCAAACAACTTCTCAAAGTTTAACGTTGACAAACTTATTCGGCTTGCTGAAATTTATGATGAGGACTTCACAGAAGCTGATCGGTTAATGCTAGGAGTAGACCTCCCAAGATTTCTTATGAACATTAGGAGAAGTGAGGAGTTTAATGGATGTCGGGATGTGTCCACACTTGCTCGGTTGATGGTTGAAACAATGAAACACACATCTTTCCAGTTGGTATATCGCCTCATTGAGTTGACACTTATTCTTCCTGTGGCCACTTCATCCGTTGAGAGAATATTTTCAGCAATGAAGATAATCAAGACAGATTTGCGCAACAAACTATTAGATGATTGGCTAAATGATTTGATGGTGTGCTACTGCGAGAAAGAGATATTTAGAAGCATTCCTGATGACCAAATCATGATACAATTCCAGAAAATGAGGGATCGGAAAGGACATTTGCCACATGAGTTTCATGTGATTTCTTAG